One genomic segment of Drosophila melanogaster chromosome 3L includes these proteins:
- the tzn gene encoding tenzing norgay, isoform B, which produces MHSTLEDVQLEGMEIKILPALQDNYMYLIVDTKTREAAVVDPVEPELVIKTVQEQQLTLSKVLTTHHHWDHAGGNEKLLKLWEKELDVYGGDDRIGALNKKVQQDDTFTIGGLHVKCLSTPCHTTGHICYHITAQQGSGEGAVFTGDTLFQGGCGRFFEGTPEEMYEALCTKLSALPDATKVFCGHEYTLQNMSFARHVEPDNEVIQQRIEWAKHRRASQDPTVPSTIGEEKSWNPFMRVHEATVQKHAGGATDPVVTMGKLRKEKDTFKA; this is translated from the coding sequence ATGCACAGCACATTGGAGGACGTGCAGCTGGAGGGCATGGAGATCAAGATCCTGCCGGCCCTGCAGGATAACTATATGTATCTGATTGTAGACACGAAGACGCGCGAGGCGGCCGTGGTGGATCCCGTGGAGCCGGAGCTGGTCATTAAGACggtgcaggagcagcagctgacCCTCAGCAAGGTGCTGACCACGCACCATCACTGGGACCACGCCGGTGGCAATGAAAAGCTGCTCAAGCTGTGGGAGAAGGAGCTGGACGTGTATGGCGGCGATGACCGCATCGGGGCATTGAACAAAAAGGTTCAGCAGGACGACACCTTCACCATTGGTGGTCTGCATGTCAAGTGCTTGTCCACGCCGTGCCACACTACCGGCCACATCTGCTACCACATCACCGCGCAGCAGGGCAGCGGCGAGGGAGCCGTCTTCACCGGCGACACCCTCTTCCAGGGCGGATGCGGCCGCTTCTTCGAGGGCACTCCCGAGGAAATGTACGAGGCGCTGTGCACAAAGCTCTCCGCCTTGCCGGACGCCACAAAGGTGTTCTGTGGCCACGAGTACACGCTGCAGAACATGAGCTTCGCCCGTCACGTCGAGCCCGACAACGAGGTCATCCAGCAGAGGATCGAGTGGGCCAAGCACCGGCGCGCCTCCCAGGATCCCACTGTGCCCTCCACCATTGGCGAGGAGAAGTCCTGGAACCCCTTTATGCGCGTTCACGAAGCCACCGTGCAGAAGCACGCTGGCGGAGCCACCGATCCCGTCGTCACCATGGGCAAGCTGCGCAAGGAAAAGGACACCTTCAAAGCCTGA
- the tzn gene encoding tenzing norgay, isoform C: MLASAWRSVATSVETQLTATYFRGSSSNPTLLLRSWRTIPRADAPGFGAIRRRFLAVPVICPSLVKLQKLRKVGFRGMHSTLEDVQLEGMEIKILPALQDNYMYLIVDTKTREAAVVDPVEPELVIKTVQEQQLTLSKVLTTHHHWDHAGGNEKLLKLWEKELDVYGGDDRIGALNKKVQQDDTFTIGGLHVKCLSTPCHTTGHICYHITAQQGSGEGAVFTGDTLFQGGCGRFFEGTPEEMYEALCTKLSALPDATKVFCGHEYTLQNMSFARHVEPDNEVIQQRIEWAKHRRASQDPTVPSTIGEEKSWNPFMRVHEATVQKHAGGATDPVVTMGKLRKEKDTFKA; encoded by the exons ATGTTGGCCTCCGCCTGGCGCAGCGTGGCCACCTCCGTGGAGACCCAGTTGACGGCCACCTACTTCCGAGGTTCGTCCAGCAATCCGACACTGCTCCTGCGTTCCTGGCGGACGATTCCTCGAGCGGATGCCCCTGGTTTCGGAGCGATTCGGCGGCGTTTTCTGGCTGTGCCCGTCATCTGTCCAAGTCTCGTCAAGC TGCAAAAACTACGAAAAGTCGGCTTCAGAGGCATGCACAGCACATTGGAGGACGTGCAGCTGGAGGGCATGGAGATCAAGATCCTGCCGGCCCTGCAGGATAACTATATGTATCTGATTGTAGACACGAAGACGCGCGAGGCGGCCGTGGTGGATCCCGTGGAGCCGGAGCTGGTCATTAAGACggtgcaggagcagcagctgacCCTCAGCAAGGTGCTGACCACGCACCATCACTGGGACCACGCCGGTGGCAATGAAAAGCTGCTCAAGCTGTGGGAGAAGGAGCTGGACGTGTATGGCGGCGATGACCGCATCGGGGCATTGAACAAAAAGGTTCAGCAGGACGACACCTTCACCATTGGTGGTCTGCATGTCAAGTGCTTGTCCACGCCGTGCCACACTACCGGCCACATCTGCTACCACATCACCGCGCAGCAGGGCAGCGGCGAGGGAGCCGTCTTCACCGGCGACACCCTCTTCCAGGGCGGATGCGGCCGCTTCTTCGAGGGCACTCCCGAGGAAATGTACGAGGCGCTGTGCACAAAGCTCTCCGCCTTGCCGGACGCCACAAAGGTGTTCTGTGGCCACGAGTACACGCTGCAGAACATGAGCTTCGCCCGTCACGTCGAGCCCGACAACGAGGTCATCCAGCAGAGGATCGAGTGGGCCAAGCACCGGCGCGCCTCCCAGGATCCCACTGTGCCCTCCACCATTGGCGAGGAGAAGTCCTGGAACCCCTTTATGCGCGTTCACGAAGCCACCGTGCAGAAGCACGCTGGCGGAGCCACCGATCCCGTCGTCACCATGGGCAAGCTGCGCAAGGAAAAGGACACCTTCAAAGCCTGA
- the tzn gene encoding tenzing norgay, isoform A, translating into MLASAWRSVATSVETQLTATYFRVQKLRKVGFRGMHSTLEDVQLEGMEIKILPALQDNYMYLIVDTKTREAAVVDPVEPELVIKTVQEQQLTLSKVLTTHHHWDHAGGNEKLLKLWEKELDVYGGDDRIGALNKKVQQDDTFTIGGLHVKCLSTPCHTTGHICYHITAQQGSGEGAVFTGDTLFQGGCGRFFEGTPEEMYEALCTKLSALPDATKVFCGHEYTLQNMSFARHVEPDNEVIQQRIEWAKHRRASQDPTVPSTIGEEKSWNPFMRVHEATVQKHAGGATDPVVTMGKLRKEKDTFKA; encoded by the exons ATGTTGGCCTCCGCCTGGCGCAGCGTGGCCACCTCCGTGGAGACCCAGTTGACGGCCACCTACTTCCGAG TGCAAAAACTACGAAAAGTCGGCTTCAGAGGCATGCACAGCACATTGGAGGACGTGCAGCTGGAGGGCATGGAGATCAAGATCCTGCCGGCCCTGCAGGATAACTATATGTATCTGATTGTAGACACGAAGACGCGCGAGGCGGCCGTGGTGGATCCCGTGGAGCCGGAGCTGGTCATTAAGACggtgcaggagcagcagctgacCCTCAGCAAGGTGCTGACCACGCACCATCACTGGGACCACGCCGGTGGCAATGAAAAGCTGCTCAAGCTGTGGGAGAAGGAGCTGGACGTGTATGGCGGCGATGACCGCATCGGGGCATTGAACAAAAAGGTTCAGCAGGACGACACCTTCACCATTGGTGGTCTGCATGTCAAGTGCTTGTCCACGCCGTGCCACACTACCGGCCACATCTGCTACCACATCACCGCGCAGCAGGGCAGCGGCGAGGGAGCCGTCTTCACCGGCGACACCCTCTTCCAGGGCGGATGCGGCCGCTTCTTCGAGGGCACTCCCGAGGAAATGTACGAGGCGCTGTGCACAAAGCTCTCCGCCTTGCCGGACGCCACAAAGGTGTTCTGTGGCCACGAGTACACGCTGCAGAACATGAGCTTCGCCCGTCACGTCGAGCCCGACAACGAGGTCATCCAGCAGAGGATCGAGTGGGCCAAGCACCGGCGCGCCTCCCAGGATCCCACTGTGCCCTCCACCATTGGCGAGGAGAAGTCCTGGAACCCCTTTATGCGCGTTCACGAAGCCACCGTGCAGAAGCACGCTGGCGGAGCCACCGATCCCGTCGTCACCATGGGCAAGCTGCGCAAGGAAAAGGACACCTTCAAAGCCTGA